The genomic window TCATTTGTCGAGTGAATTTTGTCAGAGAATGAAAGCTTTGCGGGACTGTCGCCTAACGAAAGAGTCTCCTCGACGTTGCGGCCGCGAGCGCCTGTGCGCGATGCGGTTGGCACGAGGTTCGAGCGACCTTAGTCGCGGCTCGCGAACCGAAGTGACAAAGCAATGTGGCTTTAGCCCGGAGTGAGGGTTGCATTAGCAATCCCGAACGGAGTGAGGAGACGAAGTTAGACGCTGGGTCGCGTTTATACTTTTAACAAGTTTTGTAAAAACTTTCCTTTCAATGTTTTGTAAATAGAAAAATCAGAATCAATACTAATAATCCGTTCAATCCCTTCCCTTTCAGCAATACACATTAAAGAAGCATCCGCCAAATCCATAGGTAAGTCAGAATATTTTTTCATACGGTTTTTTATATATCGAAGATCTTCTACGCTTATATCTAAGATTTGTATGCTTCCCCTTTCAATCCATTCTAAGAAGTCAGATTGGGCTTCTATTGAAAATGAAAGTAAGTAAACGACTTCAGTAACTACTGACCATGATGAGAATAGAGAACCTTTATAAGATTTAATGAATTTGTAAGTAGATTTGTGAAATTTATCGTTAGAATTAAATAAAGCAACAATTGGACCGGAATCAATTAGAGCTACGTTTTGCATTTTTACCCTTAATTGATTGATACAAATATTTTTTCCGATTTTGAGCTAAATCCGAAACATCCGCAGCGTGTTTCCCGAATAGATCTTCCCCTAATTCAAATGGAGTTTTGATACTCCCGTGATTTTTAATATATTCTAAGATAGAATCTTTAACTATTTCAGAACGACTTTTACCTTCAGATTTTGCAAAGGAATCCAATTTTCTTTCTAATTCCGGTGGTAAACGTAAACTTATCATAATTGATATGTATCACAGATGAGTATTACAGTCAAGAAGCTTATTTACTCAAAAATACTTTTATTCCAAGACAGTTTGCGACCTTGCGTCTAACGACCAGTAATTGTCGAAGTTCCGCGCGTCCGAAGGACTTGGCGCGAGGCTTGCTTTGCAAGACGAGTGACAAAGCGGAATTTGGCGAAGCCCAAGCAAGGGTCGCAAAGCGATCCCGAAGCGCCGCGACAATTTTTAGTTATCTGCTGTGCCGCGCCCCGAATGCCTAACCGGCGAAGCCAAGGATGGCGGAGCCGGTTAGGGAACGCCAATAGAATTGCAATTTAAGACTTAACAAAAGCGCGTTTCAAATATCTAATAAATCTCTTGGTTTAACTTTTAATCGTTTCGAAAGCTTGAAAATTGAGTTAGCGGTGAAATTAGCTCTACCCGCTTCAATATCTTGTAAAGTTCTTACAGGAACGGCGTAATCGCCTTCATCCATATTTTCCTGAGTAAGTCCCTTTTCCTTCCGAACTTTTTGAATATTCTTTCCGACTTTTATTAAAAATTCTTCGAAATCCACGCACGGTATATTGCGGCACAGTTGACAAAAAGTGAACGCAGTATACCGTGGGGTAAGTGTTCTTCACAAATCTCTGTTCAAAAAGGTCTCTTTATGACGAGAAAATCTAAAAACAAGGTCCAAAGTATTGTCCGAAAATGGCCTAAATCGGAAATCATAAGGAGAATTTCCGAGGAAGAGAAGAAAGCTTTTTATCATCAATTAAAAGTGGCTCGGATAGAAGCGAATCTTACTCAAGAACAAGTAGCTAAAATGATCAAAAGAAGCAGAAGTCAGGTTTCAAAGATAGAATCGGGTAAATGTAGGTTGTACATGGATGAGTTTTTAAAGTTTATGAAGATTTATAAGAAATCTCCTTTCTTCTTTTACTCTGTATTTACTACAAATGAAGTCATTAAGTCAACGAAGAGAGCCCGAGTAAAATCTGCGAAGCAGTTTTAACGAGGGCCATTAGTACGAGCTAACGGGAATTCGGCGTCCCGATCGCGAAGTGTTCGGGTTTCAGGTGGACCGCATAGTAAGAGTCAGGACTAGCTATATATCAGAATTTAAAATTTCCTGTTCGAAAAAATAATTACGCTTTCACGCAATTCATGAACATTGGTGCTATATTTAGTTTTCCGTTTTTTTAGATATCTTAATACTCCGATTTCCTTCAAATACCAGCCAGCCTTCGAACCTATATCTCCAAGAATCAAATCGACAGGTAATTCATGGCCTGCATATGCAGAATTTGAAACTACAAACCATATATAAGCATTTGGTGCCGCCTTTGTTTTCAAAAGTTTAAAAATATTGTACATATCCTCAAAATATGCTTGGGCCATCAGAGGGATATCTTTATGCATCAAGTTTTCACGGTTATCCTGAAGATACCGTATTGTTTGCTTGTATAGAAGACCAAAATCATTTAACTTCGGTTTCTCCCATTTTACCTGTATATGAGAGCGAATAGTAGATAATCTGAGCCCTTGTAAACCTATAGTTTGATCGATAAATTTACCCAAAAACAGTTCAGGTCGATAGATATCTGTATAATCAAATGTATTCAAGTATGGTGGGGAAGTAATACATAACTTAAATCTGTCAAACCCATTTAATTTACTTAAAGCAATCCGAGAATCTCCATTAATTATTGTACCAGGGCTAAGAATTGGTTTTTTTAGTATATCCTCTTCAATATGATTGAGGCTCGTATCTAAATTTTCTAAAAAAGAATTTTTATTAAACTTTTTTTTCCACCAATTATCATTATAACGAAGGCATTTACCATCTTTAGTTGCATTACAATTTTGCATTGCAGACGCAATAAGTGAAAGTTTAAAAAGTTTACGAACATTATATGCGGGAATTGAATTCGTAAAGCGCCAACCTCCTTCAAAAGCATTAAGAACGGAATCATTAAATAGCCATTTTGATAGGTTCTTTCTCTTCGAAAATGTTGAATAACCTAGTAACGGAGAAAGAGCACCCTTCTCAACAGATTTAAATAGTTTAACTTTCCAGTTCCTTATATCTTTAACTTTGGCACTCTTTATCTTTGTATCAGATAAAAAAGAAGTGAATGGATTTACCTCAAGACCAATTGACCTGAATCCATTGGTCGAACAAGTCAACGTTGTAGTCCCACTTCCATTAAATGGATCAATAATTAAATCCTTTTTAGTAATATAGGATTGCTCGATTGCTGATTCTACTAATCTAGGAGAAAATCCTTCTTTATAATAATACCATCTGTGTCTAGGCATCGACGTCGTATCATCATAATTCGAATAACCGCTATCTTTTAAGGAAAAATCAGTATTTAAATTATAATACATCTTTAAACGCAAACCGGTCTAGAGAACATTCTGAATGGCATTTCAAATCCGACTATATTATTAAAATATTTTTTATCTTCTTCAATGTCTAGTTCAATTTCTGCAAAATGCAGTCCATCTTGGGCAGAAATTGATGTCCTAATGGTAGAACCAACGCCCTTTCTTCTACCGTCAATAACCACTAGATATGCTTTTGTTATGCAGCTGGGCCAATCTTGATTTGCCAAATCCATATATTCTTTAAGTTGTTCCATTCCATCGTTGCTGCGGCTATTCGAATATTTCGTTGTAATAGAATTTTCCGCTCTTGAATATCCGAGCCATTTGACTTCAATTATCGCTGCACGATTTGCTTCTTTCCAGCTGACTTTAATGTCTACGGGTTTTCCCCCTCCTAAGTTGCATTCTCTACTCACTTCTACGCCACGCATGTAACTACTTAAATATTCCTTAAGAGATTCTTGCATAGTGTCCTCCGGGGCGTTCTTGAAATAAATTCTAGTTGAATCAAACCAAGCCCTTTGAAAAATTGAGCAAGAAGAGTGAAGAATTTTTTCCTTTTTATAATTTTCTAAAGCTTCATGCAAATGTTGATAATGCAAAGAAAACGTGCTTGCACAGCCTAGATAATTTTCTATATCAATTTTTTCCCCATTAACATAAAAACATTCTACTCTATTTTCATAGAGATACGTTATCGCATTGCGCTGGTTAATCACTTGTTCAGTATCTTCTCCTTGCCAAATCAACGGAAAATCCTCTTTCTGAAAAAGTTGAATTGCAATCGTGCGAGAAGTATTATTAATCAAAATATTCTTATCGTAGAACTTTATTGCATTAGCTGTATCAATCGGTATTGAATCATCCAAGGTTATAAATATAAGCAGTTTTCCTTGATAGTGACTCGGTTCTAAGCCCCGATAAACATCAGTAATAAATTCAATAAGGGTTGCCGTTAATGTTGCACCTTTTTCATCACCCAAAATTTTATATGCTTGAAGAGGATAGTTTCCAGTAGTCAATTGCTTTCGTAGAGCAAGATTATTCATTTTTTCAAACTCCTTCTAAATTTTGCGAATCAAGATAATTTATCCAAGTGATCGCTGGTATGATTAGATCCTTAACAGAAACTCCAACGACAGCGCTAATTTCAGTGAATTTCTCATAAACTTCTGTCTGAGTTAGCCATGATTCATTTTCAAGCTCTTCTGCCTTTTTAATTTCAGGTTCACTCAATAGGGCCCTTAGAGTCTTTGAATAAGGGACAAGTATGCTAGTGGCAGAAGCAGCATTTAAAAATTTCTCACGAATTTGTAATGTGGGGAGAACTTTAAATCTATTAAATTCATCAGTTCCTCTTCCGGAGATTGTATAAAATTCCCCCTTTTTCTCAAACAAACCGTTCTGCACGTGTCGAGTTACTGCCTCACGCAACTCTTCAGAAAAAGGATAACCGTTTGTTACTATGTATCTGTGCGGCCAAGTTGCTAATAAATTACCGGCGTAAATATATAGGATTGAAGAAAAATATGAAAAAAGAAAAATCTCTTCTAATTTAAAGCCATCCAGGTATCCATCCAATTTGTGACCTAACGATAAACTGTCAAAGAATGCTTCAGGTGTAATTGATTTAATCATAGTCATTTCTTACTCAACAATGCTTTTTCAATGTTTCGATAAACTTGCTGAAAAAGGCCTTCCCCTTCTTTCTGAACCGTTGTCAAATCAGTCCAGTCCAACATTCTACGAAATTGCATCTTAGATTTCCCGCATTCTTCGGCGAGAGATATTAGCAGACGAGACGGGTTAATATTTGCTGTCAGGAAAAGATTTTGATCATAATCTGTTGCATACTGTGCGAACATATTACCTACCCTACTTTCATAAGCAATATCCAAAGAACCTTCAGGAGTATCGATAAACATCGTCGCAGGGGAGTTCTTTTTTGATAAAAAAACAGAAAGTGCCATTCGTAAGGCAATATCCAAGAAAAAACGCTGACTCTCCGAAAGCTGGAAAGATTCAGTTCGAGCTGTCTTTTTTAATTCTAAAACTAATTTTATAGTTTTATCACTTCTTTTAACTTGAATATTCAAATCTTGGCCAATAAAACTCTTCGCGAGCTTTTTAAATATTGGAACAAAAGACTTTTCAGCTTCTCTATATGCAATTTCCACTTTCTTTAATAACTTTGCATAGTCAGGCTTTAACAAATCTCGTTTCTTATATTCGTCCTTTGATTCTTTGACAAAAGAATCATATTGTTTTTCATATTGATCTAATAATGCACCTATCCCGTTATCTCTTGAATCTATAAACGATACAGATGAAAACTCATTCATAAATTCTTCTAACTTTTCTTTAGCCATATTATATTCAAATTCTGCCTTTTCTAATTCGAGTGCCTTAGTTTCGATCTCGGTTGTCAGATTATCTAATTCATTGCCTTTATCAGAGATTAGGACGTCGTTTTTTTCAATCGACTTCAGTAACCTACTTTGCTCAATCGAAGTTGATTCATTAATTACAGTATTACATAATGGGCAGCTATCTTTATGAATATTCCTTTCAATGCTTTCTACGATGTAACTTCCGACTGTTCCGCATAGACAACATTCTTGCTTACTAAGAGACATACGAACATTTGTATTTTCAACAAGCTTCGAGCGCGGCTTTGAATATAGAGAAAATAATTTTGAATGCTCGTTCTTGAGATGCATTATCTCTGAGTTTAGATAGCTCTGCCTCTTTAGCATACTATCATGTTCTATATTTATATTATTGAGAATTCTTTCTTGTTTTTCTAGATCTTTTGATAAGTTTTTATATTCATCTTCGATATTTTCTACATCTTTTATTTTCTTTTTCTTATCGTCCGGCTTCAGATCTTCAATTTTACGCCCAATGAGTTTAGCTTGATATCTTGCATTTCTTGCATTTGAATCATGCTTTTCAATTTTTCTAGTTAAATCAGCAATTTTATTCGCATCTTCCGGATCAGAATTGAAAGCGATAGCTATCGCGTGTCGAGAAGCACGGTCATCCCAAAAAATCATTCTTCTGTTTTCATCAAACGTAAGTACGTATAATTGATAAAAAAGAAAATAATCAAAATCTGAAAAGCCGGTCTCTATACATATAAATTTCTGGTACAACTCATTAAGTTCAGTTGGGCTTTTTACATTATCCTGAATTTGAGAAACTTTCTTTCCATCTTGGATAACGAATACCTCGAATAGTCGTAGTTCTTCCCTTTGAAAGAAATTTCTTATGATTCGACAGTATTTTCCGTTAACATTGAACAAAATTTCGATCTCTGATTTTTTCGCATCGGAGCTACTGATCCTGCCACCGAAATATCGTTCAGTATATTTATAATTCAACTTAACAATTTCACTTGGCGAAAAGACTGCTTTATCTGGCTCTAAAACAATTCCAGTTAAGCCAAAATTAATCGCATTTAAAAATGTAGTTTTACCTAGCCCATTTGCTCCGGCTAAGCAGTAAACCTTCTTATCTATCTCTTCGTTTACTTCATACACCTTGCCTTTTTTACTATATAATGTAAAATTTCTTAATAATACTTTATTAAGCGTTATAAAATTAAACTTACCTTGCATAGAACCTAACTCTTATCCATTATTTCTAAAATATGCGTTGTTGATATAAATATGAATGCACTCAATTACTTTCAATAGGAATAGGAAAAATGAAGAACTTTTTACTTTAGAATTCCAAAGAATTAAGCCTGCCATGGACGGCAGGCGCTAAAATGAGGGGACGCGGCATGGCAGATAACGAAAGAGTCTCCTCGACGTTGCGTCCGCAAGCGCATGTGCGCGACGCGGTTGACACGAGGTTCGAGGCGCCTTAGCGCCGTCCCGCGAACCGAAGTGACAAAGCAATGTGGCTTTAGCCCGAAGTGAGGGTCGCATTAGCGATCCCGAACGAAGCGAGGAGACGAAGTTATACGCAGTTGCGGAATTACGCGACACGGATGTCGCTAAATTAGGCCTTATTTCCCTCTTTAATACTTAAATACTCATCTGGAGTAATAATTTTAAAATTCTTAACTTTCTGAAGAGTCAGCAAATCTTTATCTCCAGTAATTAAGTAATCTACTTTAGCTGCAAAAGCAGATTCCAAGATGTGATAATCGTCTCTATCTCTTAAGTCCAAATAATCCTTAATAGGTTTATTCTTAATGAGTGTTGTAATGTCTCTAATCTCGGACAAAACAATTTGAATGAAATTATCATTAAGATTGAATTTTGGCTTAGAAAGAGTAGATTCTATTTCATCTAATATTTCTCTTGAAATATATCCAGTAAAAGCCTCATCGATTAAATCTTGGAAAACAAGTCTTGGTTTTCCCTTAAATAAAATAGCTGAGATGTAAATATTAGTATCTAATAATACCTTCAACATTAAGAAATGTTTCTTTTACTTCTGACAGATTTGATTTCATTGAAAATGTCTTTTTCGGAAATATCGCTTTGAGTAATAGCCTTTGAAGAGAAGTCAAATATTGCTTGCCATCTAGTTTTTTTCTCAATATAGGCTCGCGCGGCTTCGCGAATTAATTCGGACCTGGATCTGTGTTCCCTCTTTGCAATTTTATCGATTTCTTTTAAAAGTGCTTTCTCAAAGGAAATGTTGACAGTCTGGTTCATAATTTTAATTATATACAAGGATTGTATGTTGTCAATCCCATTTCTTCGTTTCGCCCATACTTCTCGCCACACGGATGTGGCGTCCCCTCCGCAATTGCGTATAACGAAAGAGTCTCCTCGACGTTGCGGCCGCGAGCGCCTTTGCGCGTAGCGGTTGGCACGAGGTTCGAGGCGCCTTAGCGCCGTCCCGCGAACCGAAGTGACAAAGCAATGTGGCTTTAGCCCAAAGTGAGGGTCGCATTAGCGATCCCGAACGAAGCGAGGAGACGAAGTTAGACGACGTGGATGCTTTATACAGCATTAAGATCGTCGATTTGAATATTAATAGAAGCGATCTTCTTAGATATTGCTATATCGTTAATCTTGTCAAAAGCTTGAAGTATCCCAGTCAGTACATAGTTTAAGACCTGAGATTCGAGATCGCCATCGTTGATAAAAATATTCTTTGTAACTATTATAGCATTTCCTTTTTGTACTTTTTTAAGTCCAATTTGTCCAAATTTAAAACCAGCATTCATTTCTAATATAGCAACTTTCATATCATCTGGCAATTCTGTGAGACAAAAGGAGAAACCAATGACTGTTACTTCATTTTCCATAGGACCTACTCGAAAAATGAACGTAGTTATCCTTTGACCTATTTTAATTCCGCTTAAAAGAGTATCCTTATTGTCATTTAAATATGCATACTTATTAAATTTTATCGATTCTAATGTTTTGATAAGATCTGAAATTTCTAAATGTTTTTTCTTTTTTAAAAGAGCATTTTGATATACTGCATCTACTTTTGGCATAACTTCATCTTGAAGATGATCTTTAATAGTCCCTGTAATTTCGGCAATATTTTGCACGGAATATTTCGTCTCTATCAAATTCGAATCGATTTGATTTATTTTTTCCTCGCTTGTCTTTAGCTCTTGGTTCTTTTTGAACATTATATATATAAAAATAATAGTCATCGTTGACATTACTGGAATTAAATATTGAACTAAATATGATTCTAATACCATTATATTTACCTAAATTGAAAAAATTTCATCACTAAAGAATAAATTGATGATGCACTTAATATTGTTAACTGTACGTTAAGGATTCTAGTCTTAGATGCTGAAGTCAAATATGGCGTATTAATCACACTGATATAGATCATTGTTGAAAAAATCAGTATCAAAATGGGTATCAAAACAATGAAAAGAGCAGTTTTGTTTTTATTAAATTCCCATCCTGTAGTATAAAAATAATCGATGCATACTGCAGAAATTAAAGCGCTAGAAAAGAATAGCAATCCGCACCCAGTAATAATTTCGTTTGTACTCAGCGGTTTGCCGAGAAGAAACGCATTTGTTGAAATATATATTATTTGAAGAAGGCCAAATATAATCGTCAATATTGTCCATATGAATGATTTTCCGACCCTCCTAATTAAGTATTTAATTGTTTCTAACATCTATTTTCCTTAACTAATTTCATTTATATCCATGTCGTCTAACGAAAGAGTCTCCTCGACGTTGCGTCTCCGAGCGCTTGTGCGCGAAGGAGTTGACACGAGGTTTGAGCGAGCCTTAGCGAGCGACTCGCGAACCGAAGTGGCAAAGCAATGTGGCTTTAGCCCGGAGTGAGGGTTGCATTAGCAATCCCGAACGAAGCGAGGAGACGAAGTTAGACGGCGTGAAAATTGATTCAATTTTTTTGTCTAAATGTCGGTTCGGCATCAAAGGATCCGATGAAGTAAAATTGATAATTAAGGTACTGCGACATTCTTCTAATAAAATTTAAAGTATTATAAATGTCGTTGGAAAATTTATATTCATCTGTATTAATTTTAACGATTTTTGCTCCGAAGATTTCCGAAGCTTCTGATTTATCAATTACGAAACCATGATCTTTGTAAGCATAAACTAGATCTGCAGCAATCTTTTTAATTTTATCCGGTGACAATCTATTTTTATGAGTGTTTAAAAGTCTTTCAGCATACTGCATAGAAGACTCGGCAACACGTTCATAATATCCTAAATTAATCGGATCTATCGATAAATGCAAATATTGTGCGAACATAGAAGAAGACTCAGGATTTTCTTTGACTAATAGTGCGAGATGTTCGATAGCATTTTTCAATCCCAATGCAGGTTTATCATCAAATTGCGGGTCGATTGGACCTAATTCACTTAGGCTCCCCATATGAATTTCATCAGCGACACAACAAAGTAATGTTGCTGCTGACTTTGCAATCCTTGGAACAGCAACTACAATTTTATCTTCACAATTTTCCCGAAATAATTTTCCAATAAGATACGCCGTACCACCTGACCCACCTCTTGAATAAAGAATATCGAGAATAGGTTTATTTTTATCAAATGTAACTACCGATTCATATATTGAATCAGAATCACCCTTAGTTATTGAACTTGGATCATAATGTATAATAACATTGTAATTTTTTAATTTTTCATAACCATCAAAGACTTGTTTCAGATACTGACTTAACGTCGATCCAAATTGCTTTTTTGCTTCATCAGTTCCATTTTCATCATAGCCAATGAAAAGTAATTTAAGCAAATCGTCCAAAGACAGTTTTTTGCTTTCAGATTTAGATTCTTTTATTTCTTCTTGTGACACAAATTTCTCCTTTTCATGCCGTCTAACGAAAGAGTCTCCTCGACGTTGCGGCCGCAAGCGCTTGTGCGCGACGCGGTTGGCACGAGGTTCGAGCGAGCCTTAGCGAGCGTCTCGCGAACCGAAGTGACAAAGCAATGTGGCTTTAGCCCGAAGTGAGGGGCGCATTAGCGATCCCGAACGCAGTGAGGAGACGAAGTTATGCGACGTGATGAATCACTTAAGTTTTTTATTTGAATTTTTTAACTTTCCGATTTCCTCATCTTTTTCCATGATAGTCGTCATTAATTTTATTTCCTTTTCTTTCAGTTCAATAATTTCAGTATTTTTCATTACATAAATTTTATATGCTGTAAACAAACTTATTATTACAGCAAAAGTAGATAATGTAACCGTAATAATATTCTTATTAATTTCACTTAACTGTTTAGATATTGTATTTTCCAGTTGTTCATTTTTAGATAATTCATAATCTATAATCTGCAAGAACGCTTCTTTTTCCGATTGGGGATAAAAGCTATCGTTAATTTTGCGTAGTTTCAATTTTTCATTTTTAATTTTATTTCTAACCTCTAACAGATTCGGAACAATTCGCAAAAGATTTATAACATCGTGAAACAATAAATAAATAACTGGAGCGAATACCTTAAAATAAAATAATTTCATTTTAAACCAGTGTTTTAGCAGATAATATTTGAAATAAATTTTAATAAACGAAATGTCTGATGCAATTATTTGATTTTCATAAAACTTCCAATATTCAGAAAAATATTCTTTAAAAGAATTTTCTTTTTCTTTATAAAATGTCACTTTTTTACAAATACGATTCCAGGTTTTATTATTCTTATCATTTTTTACAATTTGATTTTTCCAAACCATCAAAATGTCGAGGCGAAAGTTCTCATTAGAAAGCAATTCTTCATTCGAATGATTCTTTGCGAATTCGACAATTTCAATTTTTTTTGTAACTGCTTCATGAATCAAACCTGAAAACAAATAGTAAGCTTTCGTCGCATCAGGATTATTCCATAAGCCAATTAGAATTATTTCTTCACCTTTATTAAGTTGCATTTTGATACATCAATATGTTTTCATCATGTCGCATAACGAAAGAGTCTCCTCGACGTTGCGGCCGCAAGCGCTTGTGCGCGACGCGGTTGGCACAAGGTTCGAGGCGCCTTAGCGCCGTCTCGCGAACCGAAGTGGCAAAGCAATGTGGCTTTAGCCCGGAGCGAAGGTTGCATTAGCAATCCTGAGCGGAGTGAGGAGACGAAGTTAAGCGCTGTTAGCTACTTTTTTCTATAATATTTTTTTTCTAATTTCAAGGACCCAAGCAGGAACGTATGAATTAAATTTACAAAAATATTCAATTATATCTAAGACATTAGAAATATATCCCTTCAAATCAAGGTAAGAAAATTCATAAAATATGGAAAATCCATTTGATTCTCCATTTTCTTCTTCTCTAATATACGCATCATGCTCTTTTAAATGAATGATTCGATTCCGATAATTCTTAACGTATTCTAGCTTTTTTAAAATTTCCTTATCAAATTCATGATCATTGATTTTAAGTATTTTTGGAAGGACTCTTTCAACTTTCTCTGATATCGTTAAATCTTTTTGCATCTCTAAGCTATTCATAAAACTGATCTTTTTGCGCCAGTTTACTTCAAAGTTCTTTTCCCCTGAATGTCCAATAATGCCATTGCAATAATACTCTAATCCTTGAAAGGCACTAATAATAACGATCATCGTGTTTTCGAAATAGTTATATAATTCACGCAAATCACTCTTAACAACTGATTTATAGATTTTATTATCTGACATTACTTCATTGATGAACTCGAATTTTTGCCTATTTTCAATTGCCATAAAATAGTTTGTTAAAGCTATATTAAAATATAATGCTACTGGACTTGGCGTCGTAAAAACAATCGTTTCATTTTCTACTTTACTAACGGTAACTTTGTATGCTTTCACAGTTGATTGCGAATCAACGGGTGATATTACATCTGTCACAACTTCAATTCGCCAGTCGTCTTTGCTTTTATGTGAAAATAGAACTTTGTTAATTGTATTTTTAAAAAAACTTTTGAGTCTCATAAAACTTAGCTAATGGCGCTTAACTCAAACTCGTTGGTTGTAAACTAAAAATCGCCTGTGCGAATGTCGTATAAACGCCCAAAATAGCCGGATATGCGACTGTTGTCAAGGTCACCGCGCGCTCGGGTTACTCGAGGTGGTCAAACTTCCTTCAACCTTCCGGTTTTAGGGACCAAAGATCGAGAGGACTGGCCACTTCGGTGAGACGAACTTGACTGACGCGGGTGTAGATCTCCGTTGTCTTCACGCTTTTATGGCCGAGAAGAAACTGGATATGTTTGATGTTCGTTCCTGCTTCGAGCAAATGAGTCGCGAACGCGTGACGAAGGCTGTGAATGCTGACTGCTTTTTTGACCCCTGCTTTTTCCTTTGCAACCTCGAAGATTCTTTCTGCCGAACGGATATGCAGGTGCTTGGAAGGGTCCTGACCCGGAAAAACCCAGTCTTCGTAAGGAAACTTATCGCGGAATTCTTTCCAGAGAACGGCGCACGCATGCGATAACATCGTAAAACGATCTTTCTTCCCTTTACCTTGTCTTACTTTGAGCGTTCTTCTTTTGTCGTCGATATCTTCCGGTCGAAGTTTGACAAGTTCGCTGACCCTTAATCCGCTGGCATAACAAAACGAAAGGAGAAGCTTGTGTTTCGGATTCCGCGTTGCTTCGAGAATATTAGAAACTTCGAATGTGGAAAGAATATCCGGAAGTCTTCGTTCCCGTTTCGGCCTGGGTAAATCTCGAAACCAAGGTTT from Leptospira yasudae includes these protein-coding regions:
- a CDS encoding tyrosine-type recombinase/integrase, coding for MALRDWIKDLKMRNSSRRTIQSYYANAVSFLRWVGKEPKDVQKKDVHSFLEFSFLQKKLSPATITARIQALNSLFGAYLGKPWFRDLPRPKRERRLPDILSTFEVSNILEATRNPKHKLLLSFCYASGLRVSELVKLRPEDIDDKRRTLKVRQGKGKKDRFTMLSHACAVLWKEFRDKFPYEDWVFPGQDPSKHLHIRSAERIFEVAKEKAGVKKAVSIHSLRHAFATHLLEAGTNIKHIQFLLGHKSVKTTEIYTRVSQVRLTEVASPLDLWSLKPEG